One region of Selenomonadales bacterium genomic DNA includes:
- the istB gene encoding IS21-like element helper ATPase IstB: protein MLNEVTAQKLIDLRLSAMAEHFKRQIKDQSFDSLSFEERFGLLTDAEWARRKNNRLTRLIKKAELHFPSACIEDIEYHADRKLDKALITRLSTCNFIGDRRNIIVLGASGAGKTYVACAFGIAACRNFYSTKYMRLPELLLDLAVARREGTYRKVMSAYKKYSLLIIDEWLLVPLKDSEARDLLEIIEARHKKASTIFSSQFAPAGWHAKIGEDPLADAILDRIVHDSYTIVIDGKDSMRHRKGIPGDER, encoded by the coding sequence ATGTTAAACGAAGTTACGGCTCAGAAGCTCATCGATCTGCGACTTTCTGCCATGGCTGAGCATTTTAAGCGACAAATAAAGGACCAATCTTTCGACTCACTATCCTTTGAGGAGCGCTTTGGTTTGCTAACCGATGCTGAATGGGCAAGGAGGAAGAACAACCGCCTAACGAGGCTCATTAAGAAGGCGGAGTTGCATTTCCCGAGTGCGTGCATTGAGGACATTGAATACCACGCGGACAGAAAGCTCGACAAGGCCCTGATTACCCGTTTATCCACCTGCAACTTTATTGGCGATAGACGCAATATTATCGTCCTTGGCGCGTCCGGTGCCGGTAAGACCTATGTGGCCTGCGCCTTTGGCATTGCAGCTTGTAGGAACTTTTACTCGACCAAGTACATGCGCCTCCCCGAGCTGCTCCTCGATCTAGCAGTTGCCCGGCGGGAGGGGACGTATCGCAAGGTGATGAGTGCCTACAAGAAGTACAGCCTCCTGATCATAGATGAGTGGCTCCTAGTGCCATTGAAGGACAGCGAAGCTCGAGATTTGCTTGAGATCATTGAGGCCCGGCACAAGAAGGCGTCCACCATATTCAGCTCGCAGTTCGCCCCTGCGGGATGGCATGCCAAGATCGGTGAAGACCCCCTCGCTGACGCCATCTTGGACCGGATTGTTCACGATTCTTACACCATCGTTATAGACGGGAAAGACTCCATGCGCCACCGCAAGGGAATCCCCGGAGACGAACGGTAG